One genomic window of Sphingobacterium oryzagri includes the following:
- a CDS encoding DUF6766 family protein, which yields MKKSFVYKNSLSIVFLTLFVAALFGQIVFGWKVHNSELSDVGQRPLELLHYLRSGHFISATFENFQSEFLQMMLYVFLTIFLRQIGSAESKKLNEKEPVDREPRPSPDAPSPVRSGGWRLKLYKHSLSIAFAFLFVFSWAMHLFGSFRYYNDELIMDNEPSINLISFISKPDFWFESLQNWQSEFLSVASIVILSIFLRQKGSPKSKPVDAPHMETGK from the coding sequence ATGAAGAAATCGTTTGTATATAAGAACAGCTTATCGATCGTATTTTTGACGTTATTTGTTGCCGCACTCTTTGGACAAATCGTTTTCGGATGGAAGGTGCACAATTCCGAACTTTCAGATGTCGGACAGCGCCCATTGGAACTATTGCATTATTTGCGAAGCGGACATTTCATCTCTGCAACATTTGAAAATTTCCAGAGCGAATTTTTGCAGATGATGCTCTACGTATTTCTGACAATATTTTTACGCCAAATCGGGTCGGCTGAATCAAAAAAGCTGAATGAAAAAGAGCCCGTTGATCGGGAGCCTCGCCCAAGTCCTGACGCGCCAAGTCCTGTCAGGTCAGGAGGTTGGAGACTTAAACTTTATAAGCATTCGCTGTCAATCGCATTTGCTTTTCTCTTTGTTTTCAGTTGGGCAATGCATCTATTTGGAAGCTTTCGCTACTATAATGATGAGCTTATCATGGATAATGAACCTTCGATCAACCTAATATCCTTTATTTCAAAGCCCGATTTTTGGTTTGAATCACTACAAAATTGGCAGAGCGAATTTTTATCGGTTGCCTCTATAGTCATATTAAGCATTTTTTTAAGACAAAAGGGATCTCCAAAGTCAAAGCCTGTAGATGCTCCGCACATGGAAACTGGTAAATAG
- a CDS encoding TIGR03885 family FMN-dependent LLM class oxidoreductase: protein MLKIGYHASHEQFSPSDLLRYAEIAEKSGFGLITSSDHFHPWSEIESHSGFAWSWLGAAMQAIHLEFGIITAPAPRYHPAIVAQAVATLNQMFDNRLWIAAGSGQALNENINGDFWPDKQTRNERLVESVSIMRRLWDGQEVTQYGHVNVVEARLYTLPTATPKVFGAALSEKTAGWLASWSDGLITVNHPQEKLQKLAAAYRAGNPSGELALKVQVSYAKDLKTAEKLAWENWRNNILGGETQAMLSHPKLFDEAASFVRIEDMKHHVILADGADALISALKKYIAMGFTRITLHNVNRDQIGFLELMRSAVLPSFQKV, encoded by the coding sequence ATGTTGAAGATCGGTTATCATGCCTCCCACGAGCAATTTTCGCCGAGCGATCTACTACGCTACGCAGAGATTGCCGAGAAAAGCGGGTTTGGCCTTATCACCTCCTCAGATCATTTCCACCCATGGTCGGAAATTGAATCCCACAGCGGTTTTGCGTGGAGCTGGCTAGGAGCCGCAATGCAAGCCATCCATTTGGAGTTCGGTATTATCACAGCTCCTGCACCCCGATATCATCCCGCGATCGTAGCACAGGCAGTTGCCACGCTTAATCAAATGTTTGATAATCGACTTTGGATAGCTGCGGGCAGTGGTCAAGCCCTGAATGAAAACATCAATGGCGATTTTTGGCCTGACAAGCAAACGAGAAACGAACGTCTCGTAGAAAGTGTGTCCATCATGCGAAGACTATGGGACGGGCAGGAGGTTACGCAGTACGGGCATGTCAACGTTGTGGAAGCACGCCTTTACACTTTGCCCACTGCCACACCCAAGGTGTTTGGCGCCGCACTTAGCGAGAAAACAGCAGGCTGGTTAGCCTCTTGGAGCGATGGTCTAATCACGGTTAATCATCCCCAAGAAAAGCTTCAAAAGCTTGCTGCGGCTTACCGCGCAGGAAATCCATCCGGCGAACTGGCCCTAAAGGTCCAGGTATCTTATGCCAAGGATTTAAAGACTGCCGAGAAACTGGCTTGGGAAAACTGGAGAAACAACATACTGGGAGGAGAAACCCAAGCTATGCTTTCCCATCCCAAACTTTTCGATGAGGCAGCCAGCTTTGTCCGAATTGAAGATATGAAGCACCATGTTATATTAGCTGATGGAGCGGATGCTTTAATTAGCGCACTTAAAAAATACATTGCGATGGGTTTTACCAGAATAACATTGCACAATGTCAATCGTGATCAAATTGGTTTTCTGGAACTGATGCGCAGTGCTGTGCTACCATCTTTTCAAAAAGTTTAG
- a CDS encoding SPW repeat domain-containing protein, translating into MKKIIPTKAHAVMDYGSTIILLVGPWILLFQDIPAAKYTFVLSGALILLQSILTNYEGGLLRLIPIKLHLYVDVALGIMLVASPWLFGFADHTWLWHLSMGAMSIFTGLFTSSKIPEFLSMKGM; encoded by the coding sequence ATGAAAAAAATAATACCTACAAAAGCACACGCCGTCATGGATTACGGCAGCACCATTATATTGCTGGTCGGTCCTTGGATTCTATTATTTCAAGACATACCCGCCGCTAAATATACATTTGTTTTATCCGGCGCGCTCATCCTGCTACAGTCGATCCTGACAAATTACGAAGGCGGACTTTTAAGACTTATCCCTATTAAACTGCATCTATATGTGGACGTTGCACTTGGCATCATGCTTGTTGCCTCGCCATGGCTATTCGGCTTTGCAGACCATACTTGGCTCTGGCATCTGTCGATGGGGGCGATGAGTATATTTACAGGTTTGTTCACCAGCAGTAAGATTCCCGAATTTTTATCGATGAAAGGAATGTAG
- a CDS encoding SPW repeat domain-containing protein translates to MRRIIPTHWHTFFDYITALVLLVSPWILDFEEHHLASLISWLAAGLIVVQALTTNYEGGLIRVIPISVHLWFDVLLGTFLIISPFLLDFPTIVHIMNTFLGFIILGLGLFTESRMRRYEIPVRR, encoded by the coding sequence ATGAGAAGAATTATTCCCACACACTGGCACACTTTTTTTGATTATATAACGGCATTGGTTTTACTAGTGAGTCCTTGGATATTAGATTTCGAGGAACATCATCTGGCCTCGCTAATCAGTTGGCTTGCCGCCGGCTTGATCGTCGTGCAAGCCTTGACAACCAACTATGAAGGAGGATTAATTAGGGTCATTCCTATATCGGTACATTTATGGTTCGACGTTTTACTAGGTACATTCCTTATCATCTCGCCATTTCTACTGGATTTCCCCACAATCGTGCATATAATGAACACCTTTTTGGGATTTATTATTTTAGGCTTGGGCTTATTTACGGAAAGCCGAATGCGCCGGTACGAGATACCGGTAAGACGCTGA